One window of the Mycobacterium haemophilum DSM 44634 genome contains the following:
- a CDS encoding TetR/AcrR family transcriptional regulator, with amino-acid sequence MATARRRLSPEDRRAELLALGAEVFGKRPYDEVRIDEIAERAGVSRALMYHYFPDKRAFFAAVVKDEADRLYAATNIPPPAGLTMFEEVRAGVLAYMAYHQQNPEAAWAAYVGLGRSDPVLLGIDDEAKNRQMEHIMSRIGDVVSVIPETKLHPDVERDLRVIVHGWLAFTFEVCRQRIINPSTDADRLADSCAHALLDAIARVPEIPQELADAMATARQPPP; translated from the coding sequence ATGGCCACAGCCAGGAGGCGTTTATCTCCCGAGGATCGGCGTGCTGAGCTGCTGGCACTGGGAGCAGAAGTGTTCGGGAAGCGGCCCTATGACGAGGTCCGCATCGATGAGATCGCCGAGCGTGCCGGGGTGTCGCGCGCGCTGATGTATCACTACTTCCCGGACAAGCGCGCGTTCTTCGCCGCTGTTGTCAAGGATGAAGCTGATCGACTGTACGCGGCCACAAACATTCCGCCTCCTGCTGGTCTGACCATGTTCGAAGAGGTACGCGCCGGCGTGCTGGCGTATATGGCCTACCACCAGCAGAATCCGGAGGCCGCGTGGGCGGCCTACGTCGGTCTCGGCCGGTCTGACCCGGTTCTGCTCGGCATCGACGACGAAGCCAAGAACCGCCAGATGGAGCACATTATGTCCCGGATCGGCGACGTGGTGAGCGTGATACCGGAGACCAAGCTGCATCCAGATGTCGAGCGCGACCTGCGGGTGATTGTGCACGGCTGGCTGGCGTTTACGTTCGAGGTGTGCCGACAGCGCATCATCAACCCGTCGACCGACGCCGATCGCCTCGCCGACTCCTGCGCACACGCGCTGCTGGATGCCATTGCCCGGGTGCCCGAGATTCCCCAGGAACTGGCCGACGCGATGGCGACGGCGCGTCAGCCACCGCCATAG
- a CDS encoding aldehyde dehydrogenase family protein, whose protein sequence is MTTTDELCARVTKALAAIGCHVTLGEPGERGLPASTPITGEVMFTVAQTTPEQADRAITDAAQAFSSWRSTPAPVRGALVARLGELLTAHKNDLATLVTVEVGKIAAEAAGEVQEMIDVCQFAVGLSRQLYGRTIASERPGHRLIETWHPLGVVGVITAFNFPVAVWAWNAAIALVCGDTVVWKPSELTPLTALACQALIARAAADVGAPAAVSGLILGGRELGEQLVDDPRVALVSATGSVRMGQHVGPRVAARFGRVLLELGGNNAAIVTPSADLDLAVRGLVFAAAGTAGQRCTSLRRLIVHRCVADDVVARVVAACRQLPIGDPSAPGTLIGPLIHETAYRDMVGAIEQAGADGGEVIDGDRRELGVPSAYYVEPAVIRMPSQTAIVATETFAPILYVLTYDTLDEAIALNNAVPQGLSSAIFTTDLREAERFLDGSDCGIANVNIGTSGAEIGGAFGGEKQTGGGRESGSDAWQAYMRRATNTVNYSDALPLAQGIKFGREFG, encoded by the coding sequence ATGACCACCACAGACGAGTTGTGCGCCCGGGTGACCAAGGCCCTCGCCGCAATCGGCTGTCATGTCACGCTGGGAGAGCCGGGCGAGCGCGGCCTGCCCGCCAGCACACCGATTACCGGTGAGGTCATGTTCACCGTCGCGCAAACCACACCCGAGCAGGCCGATCGCGCGATCACGGATGCCGCTCAAGCGTTTTCGTCCTGGCGAAGCACCCCGGCGCCGGTGCGCGGCGCGCTGGTAGCCCGGCTCGGCGAACTGCTCACCGCACACAAGAACGACCTCGCGACGCTGGTGACGGTTGAAGTAGGCAAAATCGCCGCCGAGGCGGCCGGCGAAGTCCAGGAGATGATCGATGTCTGCCAATTCGCGGTCGGCTTGTCGCGCCAGCTTTACGGCCGGACCATCGCCTCGGAGCGCCCTGGCCATCGGTTGATCGAGACCTGGCATCCGCTTGGCGTCGTCGGTGTGATCACGGCGTTCAACTTCCCGGTCGCGGTCTGGGCGTGGAACGCGGCGATAGCGCTGGTGTGCGGTGACACCGTGGTGTGGAAGCCGTCGGAGCTGACACCGTTGACGGCCCTGGCCTGCCAGGCGCTGATTGCGCGTGCTGCCGCGGATGTCGGTGCGCCAGCCGCGGTGAGCGGCCTGATTCTGGGTGGGCGCGAGCTCGGCGAGCAGCTGGTCGACGATCCCCGGGTCGCGTTGGTGTCGGCCACCGGTTCGGTGCGGATGGGTCAGCACGTCGGTCCACGCGTCGCGGCGCGTTTCGGGCGAGTGTTGCTGGAACTGGGCGGCAACAATGCGGCCATCGTGACGCCGTCGGCCGACCTGGACCTGGCGGTGCGCGGTCTCGTCTTTGCCGCCGCCGGCACCGCCGGTCAGCGCTGTACCAGTTTGCGTCGGCTGATCGTGCACCGCTGCGTGGCCGACGACGTGGTGGCGCGGGTGGTCGCCGCTTGTCGGCAGCTGCCCATTGGCGACCCGTCGGCCCCGGGCACGCTCATCGGCCCGCTGATCCACGAGACCGCCTACCGCGACATGGTGGGCGCCATCGAACAGGCGGGCGCCGACGGCGGTGAGGTCATCGACGGTGACCGGCGAGAGCTGGGCGTACCCAGCGCGTATTACGTCGAGCCCGCCGTGATCCGAATGCCATCGCAGACCGCCATCGTTGCGACCGAAACGTTCGCGCCGATCCTCTACGTGCTGACCTACGACACTCTTGACGAGGCGATCGCGCTTAATAATGCTGTGCCACAAGGACTTTCATCGGCAATCTTCACTACAGACCTGCGCGAGGCGGAGCGCTTCCTGGATGGATCTGACTGCGGTATCGCCAACGTCAATATCGGCACGTCGGGCGCTGAGATCGGTGGCGCGTTCGGCGGCGAGAAGCAAACCGGCGGCGGGCGCGAATCTGGTTCGGACGCGTGGCAGGCCTACATGCGGCGCGCCACCAACACCGTCAACTACTCCGACGCGTTGCCATTGGCGCAGGGCATAAAATTCGGGCGAGAGTTCGGCTGA
- a CDS encoding VOC family protein, whose translation MSPPKLATWQLRARFAAGLSAMYASEVPAYATLVEVSGQVNSDYLARHSSAQRLGSIQRITAERHGAIRVGSPAELAAVADLFAAFGMLPVGYYDLRSAQSPIPVVSTAFRPIDANELAHNPFRVFTSMLATRDPRYFDADLRTRVEAFLGRRQLFDPALLAQARRIAADGGCDVDQARPFVAAAVAAFALSHEPIDKFWYDELSRVSAVAADIAGVSSTHINHLTPRVLDIDDLYSRMTARGITMIDAIQGPPRTDGPDVLLRQTSFRALAEPRLFRAECGAVGPGTLRVRFGEVEARGVALTPQGRQRYDAAMAAPEPASTWSDHFPSTDEEMAAQGLAYYRGGDPSAPIVYEDFLPASAAGIFRSNLDSDTKAADAEDNSGYDSGWLAGAIDRDIHDPYALYEALSKEVPQ comes from the coding sequence ATGAGCCCACCAAAGCTGGCGACGTGGCAACTGCGGGCCCGATTCGCTGCCGGGCTGTCGGCCATGTACGCCAGCGAGGTGCCGGCATACGCCACGCTGGTCGAGGTCAGCGGGCAGGTCAACTCCGACTACCTGGCACGCCATTCCAGTGCGCAGCGGCTTGGTTCAATCCAGCGGATCACCGCCGAGCGACACGGCGCCATCCGGGTCGGCAGCCCGGCCGAGCTGGCCGCCGTCGCCGACCTCTTCGCAGCGTTCGGCATGCTGCCGGTCGGCTATTACGATCTGCGTTCCGCGCAGTCACCAATTCCGGTGGTGTCCACTGCTTTTCGCCCCATCGATGCAAATGAGCTGGCACACAATCCGTTCCGGGTTTTCACGTCGATGCTAGCCACCCGCGATCCCCGATACTTCGACGCCGACCTGCGTACCCGGGTGGAAGCTTTCCTGGGCCGTCGTCAACTGTTCGACCCCGCATTGCTGGCCCAGGCACGACGGATCGCCGCGGACGGCGGCTGCGATGTCGATCAGGCGCGGCCGTTCGTCGCTGCGGCGGTGGCGGCATTCGCGCTGTCGCACGAACCCATCGACAAGTTCTGGTACGACGAGCTGTCGCGGGTCTCTGCGGTGGCCGCCGACATCGCCGGGGTGAGTTCCACCCACATCAATCACCTAACGCCGCGAGTCCTCGACATCGACGATCTGTACAGCCGGATGACGGCGCGTGGCATCACGATGATCGATGCCATCCAGGGCCCGCCCCGCACCGACGGACCCGATGTGCTGTTGCGCCAGACCTCATTTCGCGCACTCGCCGAGCCGCGCCTGTTCCGCGCCGAGTGCGGCGCCGTCGGCCCGGGCACTCTTCGGGTGCGGTTCGGAGAAGTCGAGGCGCGCGGTGTCGCGCTGACGCCGCAGGGCCGCCAACGTTACGACGCCGCGATGGCCGCCCCGGAGCCGGCCTCGACATGGAGCGACCACTTCCCGTCGACTGATGAAGAGATGGCCGCCCAGGGACTGGCCTACTATCGCGGCGGCGACCCGTCGGCCCCGATCGTCTACGAGGATTTCCTGCCTGCGTCCGCGGCGGGAATTTTTCGGTCCAACCTCGACAGCGACACCAAAGCCGCTGACGCCGAAGATAATTCGGGTTACGACAGCGGGTGGTTAGCCGGGGCGATCGACCGCGACATTCACGACCCGTACGCGTTATATGAAGCGCTGTCCAAGGAGGTGCCCCAGTGA
- a CDS encoding Lrp/AsnC family transcriptional regulator, producing MGETLDDVDRILIRELVADGRATLSELAASSGLSVSAVASRVRRLESRGVVSGYAARINPEAVGQLLSAFVAITPLDPSQPDDAPARLEHIEEIESCHSVAGDESYILLVRVASARALEDLLQRIRTAANVTTRSTIILSTFYSDRQHIP from the coding sequence ATGGGTGAGACCCTCGATGATGTCGACCGGATCTTGATACGCGAGCTGGTCGCCGACGGACGCGCCACGCTGTCGGAGCTGGCTGCCAGCAGCGGCCTGTCGGTCTCGGCGGTCGCCTCGCGGGTGCGCAGGTTGGAGTCTCGCGGCGTGGTGTCTGGGTATGCGGCGCGGATCAACCCGGAGGCGGTTGGGCAGCTGCTGTCGGCGTTCGTGGCGATCACTCCTCTTGATCCGTCGCAACCTGATGATGCGCCCGCCCGCCTGGAGCACATCGAGGAAATCGAGTCGTGTCACTCGGTGGCCGGCGACGAAAGCTACATCCTGCTGGTACGTGTCGCGTCCGCACGGGCGCTGGAGGACCTGCTGCAACGGATCCGGACAGCGGCGAACGTCACCACCCGCAGTACGATAATACTGAGTACTTTTTACAGCGACAGACAGCATATACCCTAA
- the lat gene encoding L-lysine 6-transaminase, with translation MTAAVRSVAPAGLQTEPDQVHEVLARSILADGFDLVLDLTRSTGSYLVDARTGQRYLDMFTFFASSALGMNHPALAEDEEFRAELVAAALNKPSNSDVYSVAMASFVDTFTRVLGDPALPHLFFIDGGALAVENALKVAFDWKSRHNEAHGVDPTLGTRVLHLRGAFHGRSGYTLSLTNTKPITVARFPKFDWPRIDAPYIRPGADLDALEAESLRQARAAFETHPHDIACFLAEPIQGEGGDRHFRPEFFVAMRELCDEHDALLIFDEVQTGCGLTGTPWAYQQLDVQPDVVAFGKKTQVCGIMAGRRVDEIADNVFAVPSRINSTWGGNLADMVRARRILEVIETEGLFESAAEQGNYLRAQLGELADDFPALVLDPRGRGLMCAFNLPTTADRDEVIRQLWRRAVIVLPTGSDGVRFRPALTVSRADIDAAIAALRGALDVVR, from the coding sequence ATGACTGCTGCCGTGAGATCAGTTGCGCCGGCCGGTTTGCAGACCGAACCAGACCAGGTGCATGAGGTGCTGGCGCGCAGCATTCTGGCCGACGGTTTCGATCTGGTGCTCGATCTGACCCGCTCGACCGGCTCGTATCTGGTCGACGCCCGGACCGGCCAGCGCTATCTCGACATGTTCACCTTCTTCGCGTCGTCGGCACTGGGCATGAACCATCCGGCGCTGGCTGAGGACGAAGAATTCCGCGCCGAGCTCGTGGCGGCGGCGCTGAACAAGCCCAGTAATTCCGACGTGTACTCGGTGGCGATGGCCAGCTTCGTCGACACCTTCACGCGGGTGCTGGGTGACCCGGCCTTGCCGCATCTGTTCTTCATCGATGGCGGTGCGCTGGCGGTGGAGAACGCGCTCAAGGTCGCATTCGACTGGAAGAGCCGACACAACGAGGCCCACGGTGTCGATCCCACGCTGGGTACTCGGGTGCTGCACTTGCGCGGGGCATTTCATGGCCGCAGCGGCTACACCCTGTCGCTAACCAATACCAAACCGATCACCGTGGCCCGTTTCCCGAAATTCGACTGGCCGCGCATCGACGCGCCCTACATCCGACCCGGAGCCGATCTGGATGCGCTCGAAGCCGAATCGCTGCGCCAGGCCCGCGCGGCATTCGAGACGCACCCGCACGACATCGCTTGCTTTCTGGCCGAGCCGATCCAAGGGGAAGGCGGCGACCGACACTTTCGGCCTGAGTTCTTCGTGGCGATGCGTGAGTTGTGCGACGAACACGATGCCCTGCTGATCTTCGACGAGGTGCAGACCGGCTGCGGGTTGACCGGAACCCCGTGGGCCTACCAGCAATTGGATGTGCAACCCGACGTCGTCGCGTTCGGCAAGAAGACGCAAGTGTGCGGAATCATGGCAGGCCGCCGGGTCGACGAAATTGCCGACAACGTGTTCGCGGTCCCCTCCCGGATCAACTCGACGTGGGGCGGCAATCTCGCCGACATGGTGCGCGCCCGCCGGATACTTGAGGTGATCGAGACCGAGGGGTTGTTCGAATCCGCGGCCGAGCAGGGCAACTACTTGCGCGCCCAGCTCGGCGAGCTCGCCGACGACTTCCCGGCGCTGGTTCTCGACCCTCGCGGCCGCGGCCTGATGTGTGCGTTCAACCTGCCGACCACCGCCGATCGTGACGAAGTGATCCGCCAGTTGTGGCGACGTGCGGTGATCGTGTTGCCCACCGGCAGCGACGGCGTGCGGTTCCGTCCCGCCCTCACCGTGTCGCGCGCCGACATCGACGCCGCGATAGCCGCGCTGCGCGGTGCCTTGGACGTGGTGAGGTGA
- the usfY gene encoding protein UsfY, which translates to MGDTYRDPVDHLRTTRVFAGESLIDVLHWPGYLLVVAGVIGGVGSLAAFGTGHHHQGMTAGVVAIIVTVLGLVWLAIEHRRIRRIADQWYAEHPEVRRQPPAS; encoded by the coding sequence ATGGGAGACACCTATCGTGATCCCGTCGACCATCTGCGGACGACGCGGGTATTCGCTGGCGAGTCGCTGATCGACGTACTGCACTGGCCTGGTTACCTCTTGGTCGTCGCGGGCGTGATCGGTGGGGTTGGCAGTCTTGCGGCCTTCGGCACCGGACATCATCACCAGGGCATGACCGCAGGCGTGGTCGCGATCATCGTCACGGTATTGGGCTTGGTGTGGCTTGCTATCGAGCATCGGCGGATCCGCAGGATCGCAGATCAGTGGTACGCCGAACATCCCGAAGTCCGCCGGCAGCCGCCGGCCAGCTAG
- a CDS encoding anti-sigma factor: MLPGEQVSDAELRANERQRGHRAVELHVAARLENLAVLRTLVGAIGTFEDLDFDAVADLRLAVDEVCTRLIRSATEDATLVVVVDPHNDELVVQASAACTTHDVVAPGSFSWHVLTSLTDDVATFHDGRDPTKTGSVFGITLTARRAAPGR; the protein is encoded by the coding sequence ATGTTGCCGGGAGAACAAGTGAGCGATGCGGAATTACGTGCCAACGAGCGACAACGAGGCCACCGCGCCGTCGAATTGCACGTTGCTGCACGCTTGGAGAACCTGGCGGTGCTGCGCACCCTGGTCGGTGCGATCGGCACCTTCGAAGACCTGGATTTCGACGCTGTGGCGGACTTGCGGCTGGCGGTGGACGAAGTGTGCACTCGGTTGATCCGTTCGGCCACTGAAGACGCAACGCTCGTTGTGGTGGTCGACCCGCACAACGACGAATTGGTGGTGCAGGCTTCCGCGGCGTGCACCACCCACGATGTCGTGGCACCGGGCAGCTTCAGCTGGCATGTCCTGACGTCGTTGACCGACGATGTCGCCACCTTCCATGACGGTCGCGACCCTACTAAAACCGGCAGTGTCTTCGGCATCACGCTCACGGCGCGACGGGCGGCGCCCGGCCGGTGA
- a CDS encoding RNA polymerase sigma factor SigF produces the protein MTVRAAGGSASRPNEYADVPEMFRELAGLTDESAEFHRHRDKIVQRCLPLADHIARRFEGRGEPRDDLVQVARVGLVNAVVRFDVDTGSDFISFAVPTIMGEVRRYFRDNSWSVKVPRRLKELHLRLGAATAELSQRLGRAPTASELANELGMDRDEVVEGLVAGSSYNTLSIDSGSGNDDDDARAIADTLGDVDTSLERIENREALRPLLEALPERERMVLVLRFFESMTQTQIAERVGISQMHVSRLLAKSLARLRDQLE, from the coding sequence GTGACGGTACGAGCTGCCGGCGGTTCGGCTTCGCGCCCCAACGAATACGCTGATGTCCCGGAGATGTTTCGTGAGCTTGCCGGACTTACCGACGAGTCAGCGGAGTTCCACCGCCACCGGGACAAGATCGTGCAGCGCTGCCTACCGCTGGCTGATCACATCGCCCGGCGGTTCGAAGGCCGCGGCGAACCACGTGACGATTTGGTTCAGGTCGCGCGGGTCGGATTGGTCAACGCGGTAGTGCGTTTCGACGTCGACACCGGGTCGGATTTCATCTCGTTTGCGGTGCCCACGATCATGGGCGAGGTCCGACGTTACTTCCGCGACAACAGCTGGTCGGTCAAGGTTCCCCGGCGCCTGAAGGAACTGCACCTACGGCTGGGCGCCGCGACGGCTGAACTGTCACAACGGCTTGGCCGGGCGCCCACCGCATCCGAACTCGCCAACGAACTCGGCATGGACCGCGACGAGGTGGTCGAGGGACTGGTGGCCGGCAGCTCCTACAACACCTTGTCCATCGACAGCGGCAGCGGCAATGATGACGACGACGCCCGCGCTATCGCCGACACGTTGGGCGACGTGGACACCAGCCTCGAGCGGATCGAAAATCGGGAGGCGCTACGTCCATTGCTTGAGGCGCTGCCCGAGCGGGAACGAATGGTGTTGGTACTCAGGTTTTTCGAGTCAATGACGCAAACGCAGATCGCTGAGCGGGTTGGCATCTCACAAATGCATGTGTCCAGGCTGTTGGCTAAATCGCTTGCGCGGCTGCGGGATCAGCTGGAGTAG
- a CDS encoding acetyl-CoA carboxylase biotin carboxylase subunit gives MASHASSRIPRISKVLVANRGEIAVRVIRAARDAGLPSVAVYAEPDAEAPHVRLADEAFALGGQTSAESYLDFGKILDAAAKSGANAIHPGYGFLSENADFAQAVIDAGLIWIGPSPQSIRDLGDKVTARHIAARAQAPLVPGTPDPVKNADEVVAFAKEHGVPIAIKAAFGGGGKGMKVARTLEEIPELYESAVREATAAFGRGECFVERYLDKPRHVEAQVIADQHGNVVVAGTRDCSLQRRFQKLVEEAPAPFLTDAQRKEIHESAKRICKEAHYYGAGTVEYLVGQDGLISFLEVNTRLQVEHPVTEETAGIDLVLQQFKIANGEKLELTEDPTPSGHAIEFRINGEDAGRNFLPAPGPVSKFHPPTGPGVRMDSGVETGSVIGGQFDSMLAKLIVHGATRQEALARARRALDEFEVEGLATVIPFHRAVVSDPAFIGDDNGFSVHTRWIETEWNNTIEPFTGGQPLDEEDARPRQTVVVEVDGRRLEVSLPADLALANGAGCDPAGVIRKKPKPRKRGAHAGAVASGDAVTAPMQGTVVKVAVEEGQQVAVGDLVVVLEAMKMENPVTAHKDGTITGLAVEAGAAITQGTVLAEIK, from the coding sequence GTGGCCAGTCACGCCAGCTCGAGGATCCCTAGGATCTCTAAGGTTCTGGTGGCCAACCGCGGCGAGATTGCTGTCCGGGTGATCCGCGCGGCCCGCGATGCGGGACTGCCCAGCGTGGCGGTGTACGCCGAACCTGACGCCGAGGCGCCGCACGTGCGGCTGGCCGACGAGGCGTTCGCGCTGGGCGGTCAAACTTCTGCGGAGTCCTACCTGGACTTCGGCAAGATCCTCGACGCCGCTGCGAAATCCGGCGCCAACGCGATCCATCCCGGTTACGGGTTCCTGTCAGAGAATGCTGACTTCGCCCAGGCCGTCATCGATGCCGGCCTGATCTGGATCGGGCCCAGCCCGCAGTCGATCCGCGACCTCGGCGACAAGGTCACCGCCCGCCATATCGCCGCCCGCGCGCAGGCTCCACTGGTGCCCGGCACCCCGGATCCGGTCAAAAACGCCGACGAGGTGGTGGCCTTCGCCAAAGAACACGGGGTGCCGATCGCGATCAAGGCCGCCTTCGGCGGCGGCGGCAAAGGCATGAAGGTGGCCCGCACCCTCGAGGAGATTCCCGAGCTCTACGAATCGGCGGTGCGTGAGGCCACCGCTGCGTTCGGCCGCGGAGAATGTTTCGTCGAGCGCTACCTCGATAAACCCCGACACGTCGAGGCGCAGGTGATCGCCGACCAGCACGGCAACGTCGTCGTCGCCGGTACTCGGGACTGCTCGCTGCAGCGGCGTTTCCAGAAGCTGGTCGAGGAGGCGCCGGCGCCGTTCCTGACGGACGCCCAGCGTAAGGAAATCCACGAATCCGCGAAGCGGATCTGCAAAGAGGCCCACTACTACGGCGCCGGGACCGTCGAATACCTGGTCGGTCAGGATGGCCTGATCTCGTTCCTGGAGGTCAATACCCGCCTGCAAGTTGAGCACCCGGTCACCGAGGAGACCGCGGGCATCGACCTGGTGCTGCAGCAGTTCAAGATCGCCAACGGCGAGAAGCTCGAACTGACCGAGGATCCCACCCCGAGCGGTCACGCCATCGAGTTCCGGATCAATGGCGAGGACGCGGGACGTAACTTCCTGCCTGCGCCCGGGCCGGTCAGCAAGTTCCACCCGCCCACCGGTCCCGGTGTGCGGATGGACTCCGGAGTCGAGACCGGTTCGGTAATCGGCGGCCAGTTCGACTCCATGCTGGCAAAGCTGATCGTGCACGGCGCCACCCGCCAGGAGGCATTGGCGCGCGCCCGGCGCGCATTGGACGAGTTCGAGGTCGAAGGCCTCGCCACGGTTATCCCGTTCCACCGGGCCGTGGTGTCCGACCCGGCGTTCATCGGCGACGACAACGGCTTCTCGGTGCACACCCGCTGGATCGAAACCGAGTGGAACAACACCATCGAACCCTTCACCGGCGGCCAGCCGCTCGACGAAGAAGACGCCCGGCCGCGGCAGACGGTGGTTGTCGAGGTCGACGGCCGCCGGCTCGAGGTCTCGCTGCCTGCCGATCTCGCGTTAGCCAACGGGGCTGGCTGCGATCCAGCCGGCGTTATCAGAAAAAAGCCCAAGCCACGCAAGCGAGGTGCGCACGCCGGCGCGGTGGCCTCCGGTGACGCGGTGACCGCACCCATGCAGGGCACCGTGGTGAAGGTCGCCGTTGAGGAGGGCCAGCAGGTTGCCGTCGGCGACCTGGTGGTGGTCCTCGAGGCGATGAAGATGGAGAACCCGGTCACAGCGCATAAGGACGGGACCATCACTGGGCTGGCGGTCGAAGCCGGCGCGGCCATCACCCAAGGCACGGTGCTCGCCGAGATCAAGTAG
- a CDS encoding SufE family protein translates to MSMPAPLAEVVSDFAEVEGQDKLKLLLEFANELPALPPDLAEAAMEPVPECQSPLFLHVDAHDSNRVRLYFSAPAEAPTTRGFAAILAAGLDHQPAADILAVPDDFYTDLGLAALISPLRLRGMSAMLARIKRRLRQTG, encoded by the coding sequence ATGAGTATGCCCGCGCCGTTGGCTGAAGTGGTGTCCGACTTCGCCGAAGTCGAAGGCCAGGACAAGCTGAAACTGTTGCTGGAATTCGCCAACGAACTTCCCGCGCTGCCACCCGACCTCGCCGAAGCCGCGATGGAGCCGGTGCCCGAGTGCCAATCTCCGCTTTTTCTGCACGTCGACGCGCACGACTCAAACCGGGTGCGCCTGTACTTCAGCGCGCCGGCCGAAGCGCCGACCACCCGTGGGTTCGCCGCTATCTTGGCCGCCGGCTTAGACCACCAACCCGCCGCCGACATCCTGGCGGTACCCGACGATTTCTATACCGACCTGGGCTTGGCTGCTCTGATCAGCCCGCTGCGGTTACGTGGAATGTCGGCGATGCTTGCCAGGATCAAACGGCGACTCCGGCAGACCGGTTAA
- a CDS encoding sulfurtransferase, whose protein sequence is MPLPTDPSPSLSAYAHPERLVTGDWLYLHLGKPGLAIVESDEDVLLYDVGHIPGAVKVDWHADLNDPRVRDYITGEQFADLMNRKGIARDDTVVIYGDKSNWWAAYALWVFTLFGHPDVRLLNGGRDLWLAERRDTSLAVPTKTSTGYPVVQRNDAPIRAFKDDVLAILGTQPLIDVRSPDEYTGKRTHMPDYPEEGALRAGHIPTARSIPWAMAVDESSRFRSREELERLYDFINPDDKTVVYCRIGERSSHTWFVLTHLLGKPGVRNYDGSWTEWGNAVRVPIVAGESPGAVPG, encoded by the coding sequence GTGCCGTTACCCACAGATCCAAGCCCGTCCCTGTCGGCTTACGCCCACCCCGAACGGCTCGTCACCGGCGACTGGCTGTACTTGCATCTGGGCAAGCCAGGTTTGGCGATCGTCGAATCCGATGAGGACGTACTGCTCTACGACGTCGGACATATTCCTGGCGCGGTGAAGGTCGACTGGCACGCCGACCTCAATGACCCGAGGGTGCGTGACTACATCACGGGCGAGCAATTCGCCGACTTGATGAACCGCAAGGGCATCGCCCGCGACGACACCGTGGTGATCTACGGTGACAAGAGCAACTGGTGGGCGGCCTACGCGCTGTGGGTCTTTACCTTGTTCGGCCACCCCGACGTGCGACTGCTCAACGGCGGGCGTGATCTATGGCTCGCCGAACGCCGGGATACCAGCCTGGCCGTGCCGACCAAGACGTCGACCGGCTATCCCGTGGTCCAACGCAACGACGCGCCGATCCGCGCGTTCAAAGACGACGTGTTGGCCATCCTCGGCACCCAGCCGCTGATCGACGTGCGCTCCCCCGACGAGTACACCGGCAAACGCACCCACATGCCCGACTACCCCGAGGAAGGCGCCCTGCGAGCCGGCCACATCCCCACCGCCAGGTCGATCCCGTGGGCAATGGCGGTCGACGAAAGTAGTCGATTCCGTAGCCGCGAGGAATTGGAACGGCTCTATGACTTCATCAACCCGGACGACAAGACCGTCGTCTACTGCCGCATCGGCGAGCGATCCAGCCACACGTGGTTCGTGCTCACCCATCTGCTGGGCAAACCGGGAGTGCGTAACTACGACGGGTCGTGGACCGAGTGGGGGAACGCCGTGCGGGTGCCGATTGTTGCGGGTGAAAGCCCGGGAGCCGTACCCGGCTGA
- a CDS encoding Maf family protein, whose amino-acid sequence MTRLVLGSASTGRLKVLRQAGIDPLVVTSGVDEDLVTAGLGSDASSSDVVGTLARAKATQVATALGHAVAADCVVIGCDSLLYLDGRLCGKPQSVANARQQWQSMAGRAGQLYTGHCVIRLLNNEITYFDDETSITTIYFGNPSADDLEAYLACGESLQVAGGFTLDGLGGWFVDGIDGDPSAVVGLGLPLTRSLLRRAGLSIAALWAANPVS is encoded by the coding sequence ATGACCCGGCTGGTGCTCGGGTCCGCCTCCACCGGTCGCCTCAAAGTGCTTCGCCAGGCCGGCATTGATCCACTGGTCGTGACTTCCGGTGTCGATGAAGATCTGGTCACCGCGGGTCTCGGGTCAGATGCTTCCTCTAGCGACGTGGTAGGCACACTCGCCCGGGCCAAAGCCACCCAAGTCGCGACAGCTCTGGGCCACGCGGTCGCAGCTGATTGTGTCGTCATTGGCTGTGATTCGCTGCTCTACCTCGATGGCCGGCTATGCGGCAAGCCGCAGTCCGTGGCCAACGCACGGCAACAGTGGCAGTCGATGGCAGGGCGCGCCGGCCAACTCTATACCGGTCACTGCGTTATCCGACTGTTGAACAACGAAATCACTTATTTTGACGATGAAACATCAATAACCACAATATATTTCGGAAATCCATCAGCTGACGACCTGGAGGCCTACCTGGCGTGCGGTGAATCGTTGCAGGTCGCTGGTGGGTTCACGCTTGACGGCCTGGGTGGCTGGTTCGTCGACGGCATCGACGGCGACCCGTCTGCCGTCGTGGGTCTCGGACTACCGTTGACGCGGTCGCTACTGCGCCGTGCGGGGTTGTCTATCGCCGCGCTGTGGGCGGCCAATCCGGTTAGCTAG